In Nocardioides jishulii, the DNA window GTACTTCACCCTGCTGGCCGAGGTGCAGGAGAAGGTCGGCGTCGTCCGGGGCCGCAAGATCCTGACTCCTGACGGTGAGGAGATCACCGTGCAGGACCTGTCGGCCGATCAGAAGGCACTGCTGCGTGACCTGCGGTTGGTGCAGTACGACTTCTCCATCGGTGAGCGGTACGCACTCGAGGAGATGTGGTACCCGTCGGGGGAGTGACTCCTCGGGTCACCGCTGACGAGTGCCCGTGGCCACGTGCCAAGCACGTGACCAGACGGGCCAAGGACGACGAAGGCCCCACTCCTCGACCAGGAGTGGGGCCTTCGCGTCAGGTAGGGGTCAGGTGATCTTCAGGACGATGACCTTCGACCGGGAGGCCGCGACCTGACCGGTGCCCTTGTAGCGCAGCTGGATCTTGTGCTTGCCCTTCTTCCACTTCTTCGGCAGCACGAAGGTCACCTTGCCCTTCTTGCTCACGGCGAGCTTGATGGTCTTGATCGTCTTCCCGTTGCGGTGGACGGTGACCGCACCGGTCGGAGCAGTGACGCCGCTGACCTGGACCGTGCCGGAGAGCGTGACCTTGGCGCCACGCTTCACCTTCGTCTTCGACAGGGCCATCGACGTGGTCGAGGACGCCTTCGGGACGCTGACGGACGATGAGGTGCTCGTGCCGTCGCGCATGCCCGGCAGCGTGCCGGTCACGCGCAGTGAGATCAGCTTCGCGACATCAGCCATGGTGACGGTGTAGGTCTTGCCTGTCGCCCCGGCGATGGGGGAGCCGTTGCGCAGCCACTGGTAGGACAGCTTGGCCTTCGCCGGCCAGCTGCCGGGGGTGGAGCCCAGCTTCTGTCCCACTGCTGCCTTGCCGGTCACGGTGGGTGGGGCGGTGGCGATGACGGCGCCTCCGGCACCGATCGTGACCGCCTGGCTCGTGACTGCAGTGGAGGTGTATGAGGGCAGGGAGCCGGTGACGCGCACAGTGATCGACCGGTTGTAGTCAGCGGTCGTGGCGAGGTACTTGTTCGTCGTCGCACCCTTGATGGTCGCTCCGTCGCGCAGCCACTGGTAGGACTCCGTGACACCGTCGCGGTTCCACGCCAGCGGGGCGACGGAGAGCTCGCTGCCCACCTCGGGCCGCTCGGTGTCGTAGCCCACGACCGGCGTCGCCCCGGGGACCAGGCTCGTGTCGACGGTGAAGACGTCCGAGCTGGGCGGGGCCATGGTGGCGCCGTCGTTGCTCCTGGCGGTGACCGACCATGTGTGGCGGCCGGCCGCAAGAGACCCGAAGAGGGTGTAGGCGGTCGCGGGGGTGGAGCGGGACTCGATCACCTTGCCGCTGGAGTCCTTGACCTCGAAGAGGTAGGTGGCCGCGCCCCTGACCGGCTCCCACGAGAACGAGGGACCGTTCGGGAGCTGGAGGCTGCCCGTGCCCGGTCCGATGAGACGGACCGAGTCGGAGACGACACGGAAGGGCACGGGGGTGCTCCAGGCGCCCTGGTTGCCCGACGAGTCGATGCGGCGCACCCGGTAGTAGTACGGGTCGGCACTCACCGGGATCGGTTTGGTCCAGGTGTAGGCCGTGGTCCACACCTTGGTGAGGAAGAGTCGGTTCGTCGACGAGAACAGCGCGTCGTTGCGCGAGACCTCGAGCTCGTACTGGCCGCTGTAGGCCTGCGGGGACCAGCGGAAGGGCGTCGTACCCAGCACCGAGGCGTTGGCGCGCGGCGAGATGGTCTCGACGGCCGGGCTCGTCTTCGTGAACGTGCGCGTCTCCGAGGAGCTCAACTCGTTGCCGTTGGTGTCGAGAGCAGACACACGCCAGTAGACGGGGCCTTCGGGGTACAGCTTGCCCGTGGCGGTGAACGTGGTCTGGTCGACCGTGGCTGTCTCGATCACGTCCGCGAACAACGGGTCCTTCGCGATGCGGACCCGGTAGCGGGCTGCGCTCTGGTTGCTGAGGTCGCTGGGGTTGATGGGTCCGTTCCGCGGGCCGTCGCTGCGGTAGGTGGCGGTCCACGACGGGGCACCGTCGCGGGTGACGAGATGGGTCTGGTTCGTGTCGTGGTAGTCGCGCCACGTGAAGGTGACCTCGCTGGTGGAGACCACGTCGTCGGTGGGGTGCGTCTCCACGCGCGGCGAGACCTTCTTGAAGGCGTGCTTGGCGAGTCCGGTCGCGGAGGAGACAGGATCTGGTGCGCAGATGCCGGCGGCCTTGCAGGGCCGGATGTGCCAGTAGTAGGGCACGCCGGATGTGTTGTCAGCCAGCGTCAGCATGTCGTAGGCGTACATGGTGCCGAGTGAGGCCGGGATGTTGGTCTCGGTCAGGTTCGTGAAGTTCTGGTCGTAGGAGACGTAGACGCCGTAGAAGGCGATGCCCTCCTGCGGCTCCCAGGAGAGCACCGGAGTCGTGGGCACCTCCGGGCAGGTGGAGACGTTGCTGACCAGGTCCATGGGCAGGGCACAGCCACCTCCGGCAGCGAGCTTCGCGCCGTCGAGAGCGATGGTCTGCCCGGTGACCTCCTCGAACCCTGCCACCGTGGCGATGTTCGAGGCGG includes these proteins:
- a CDS encoding Ig-like domain repeat protein — translated: MPPTGVRTATASAGAALAVLAATATVLPAASASTPAPYGLEVSSPNTTTTVLSWDREPQAAKYTVQVDNDESFGSPEFNQVTTNVSAVPHTALKAGLNHWRVRSISASNVNSEWTTSTFNRPNPMVPSAVSPVDGATLAQPDEPPLLEWSEVPGAKSYTVEVDDAPDFIGSSRLTTSTTSVTPSAPLPLGAWFWRVTATDASGQVSVPSAPSAFTIAALPAPELVSPVNSPDEEVEDVVLDWAPVRGAKTYALQVATNDGFEAGDLITDLKGITGTSYSPPGGYDNDQYYWRVRAVDAAGSPSAWSESPNNFKRHWPDRPWPVAPVQPGFPAYPADFDTSAPSHKDHPFYGAYVKNHDPEDLPIATLTDRSPYLQWTPVQHASHYELQLSSTPAFVSTNTKTCSIAGTTFTPTNASFPKGGLDHGCQVKEGTRYYWRVRPMDRPFTVEGIYSPTQKFVWEPEWFTELKPAHNATISQPIFSWKSAVAADEYRIVVYDNTGSRVASGTTRANTWTPVGNEIDRTKGPFTWEITAFSADGTPSLIRNRSFDLTPTPAVDPGTDSLPPLTALSARESDSPTMRAPTMSWTPHPRASHYVVDFGHADLTSWLVPAGGESFGKETAYTTFTDTGTRIMTPGRYRWRVRAFSDDGQLVATSASNIATVAGFEEVTGQTIALDGAKLAAGGGCALPMDLVSNVSTCPEVPTTPVLSWEPQEGIAFYGVYVSYDQNFTNLTETNIPASLGTMYAYDMLTLADNTSGVPYYWHIRPCKAAGICAPDPVSSATGLAKHAFKKVSPRVETHPTDDVVSTSEVTFTWRDYHDTNQTHLVTRDGAPSWTATYRSDGPRNGPINPSDLSNQSAARYRVRIAKDPLFADVIETATVDQTTFTATGKLYPEGPVYWRVSALDTNGNELSSSETRTFTKTSPAVETISPRANASVLGTTPFRWSPQAYSGQYELEVSRNDALFSSTNRLFLTKVWTTAYTWTKPIPVSADPYYYRVRRIDSSGNQGAWSTPVPFRVVSDSVRLIGPGTGSLQLPNGPSFSWEPVRGAATYLFEVKDSSGKVIESRSTPATAYTLFGSLAAGRHTWSVTARSNDGATMAPPSSDVFTVDTSLVPGATPVVGYDTERPEVGSELSVAPLAWNRDGVTESYQWLRDGATIKGATTNKYLATTADYNRSITVRVTGSLPSYTSTAVTSQAVTIGAGGAVIATAPPTVTGKAAVGQKLGSTPGSWPAKAKLSYQWLRNGSPIAGATGKTYTVTMADVAKLISLRVTGTLPGMRDGTSTSSSVSVPKASSTTSMALSKTKVKRGAKVTLSGTVQVSGVTAPTGAVTVHRNGKTIKTIKLAVSKKGKVTFVLPKKWKKGKHKIQLRYKGTGQVAASRSKVIVLKIT